One region of Pogona vitticeps strain Pit_001003342236 chromosome 1, PviZW2.1, whole genome shotgun sequence genomic DNA includes:
- the ZNF410 gene encoding zinc finger protein 410: MLSDELESKPELLVQFVQNTSIPLGQGLVESEPKDITCLSLLPVTESPECNRLILPDDSPSHTSSSKDVSSSAVLRSLQVNVGPDGEETRAQTVQKPPELLPSPDTSSLLQDLQPSDSTSFILLNLTRTGLGSPSEHLVFVQDETEDSGNDFFSNDSTDSSTPWFLRVQELAHDSLIAATRAQLAKNAKASNNGENVHVCSGDPQPKESSPIPHLPRVEKKLKCTVEGCDRTFVWPAHFKYHLKTHRNDRSFICPAKDCGKSFYVLQRLKVHMRTHSGEKPFICTELGCGKQFTTAGNLKNHLRIHTGEKPFLCEAQGCGRSFAEYSSLRKHLVVHSGVKPHQCQICGKTFSQSGSRNVHMKKHHSRIGTASSRQHEQTESLMGSSLLEDSEVHSKNLVSLSPPPSLGVESLHLPDTESIIGVKEEVLVEATTNSLHSASDVVLPSHHLMPMSTSRHSYGVSSLLQ, encoded by the exons ATGTTATCGGATGAGTTAGAATCCAAACCAGAG CTGCTGGTTCAGTTTGTTCAGAACACATCCATTCCACTAGGACAGGGGCTTGTGGAATCGGAACCTAAAGATATTAcctgtctttctctccttcctgttACTGAATCCCCAGAATGCAACAGACTAATATTGCCAG ATGATTCCCCAAGTCACACTAGTTCTTCAAAGGATGTTTCTTCTTCTGCTGTTCTGAGAAGCCTCCAGGTGAACGTTGGCCCTGATGGTGAGGAGACAAGGGCACAAACTGTGCAGAAGCCACCTGAGCTTCTGCCAAGTCCTGATACTTCCAGCTTATTACAAGACCTCCAGCCCAGCGATAGCACTTCCTTTATTCTTCTCAATTTAACAAGAACAG GCCTAGGTTCTCCCTCAGAGCACCTGGTGTTTGTCCAGGATGaaacagaggattctgggaatgacTTCTTCTCCAATGACAGCACAGACAGCAGTACTCCATGGTTTTTACGTGTGCAGGAATTGGCCCATGACAGTTTGATTGCTGCCACTCGTGCACAGCTCGCCAAGAATGCCAAAGCAAGCAATAATG GTGAAAATGTTCATGTCTGCTCAGGAGATCCACAACCAAAAGAATCCAGCCCCATCCCTCACCTGCCTCGTGTGGAGAAAAAATTAAAGTGCACTGTTGAGGGCTGTGATAGGACATTTGTATGGCCAGCCCATTTCAAATATCACCTAAAAACTCACAG GAATGATCGTTCCTTTATTTGTCCAGCAAAagactgtgggaaaagcttctaTGTCCTCCAGAGGCTGAAGGTGCACATGCGAACACACAGTGGTGAGAAACCATTCATCTGCACTGAGCTAGGCTGTGGGAAACAATTCACAACAGCCGGGAATCTGAAGAATCATCTGCGGATTCACACTG gggaaaaaccattctTATGTGAAGCTCAGGGCTGTGGACGTTCCTTTGCTGAATATTCCAGCCTTCGTAAACATCTGGTTGTCCATTCAG GAGTGAAGCCACACCAGTGTCAAATCTGTGGGAAGACATTTTCCCAGAGTGGTAGTAGGAATGTGCACATGAAGAAACATCACTCCAGAATTGGAACAGCTAGTAGTAGGCAGCACGAACAAACAG AATCACTGATGGGCAGTAGTTTGCTGGAAGACTCTGAAGTGCACAGCAAGAACCTGGTGTCATTAAGCCCTCCCCCCAGCCTTGGTGTGGAATCCTTGCACCTGCCAGACACAGAATCAATAATTGGTGTAAAAGAAG AGGTTCTTGTTGAAGCAACAACCAACTCACTCCATTCAGCATCTGATGTAGTTTTGCCATCTCATCACTTGATGCCCATGTCAACatcaaggcattcctatggggtttcttCTTTACTTCAGTAA
- the FAM161B gene encoding protein FAM161B isoform X2 has translation MTVSDPEGPASGAEAEREEEQEEVFPVKTHSDSESEQGNNVAVLNRSKLLDFLQSDEDLTPTSNSDEELYQSLQDLKRKNRQCLLELGLMYQVQLENNHESSKEEKELEDIFQGNGRLLSSKFYEELTSGNTKRFNSLTDLTIDSSKDEHNLSLPSSYSKPMSASGTWISSITVPQPFKMTLREARKKSQLLKSHTLLELETAMFKRQSEEEAECQKQFRAQPVPAHVYLPLYQEIMEKNEIRRQVETQKRRELLLSMQKPFTFQEKEEKRKEATRHKILDILASSKKAAPKVRKKIPKSAFEPMLGDKLKEAELLRKIRIEMRAKDLLESSWAPIELGSRQRENESRIASRNKEQKLSFIHRNFSFKPRINTSVPDFEGLHWAFQREALCRRENKEATHNKPFHLRTSNLHCKHQEMMDFQKPSEVPVRRSRSMTCLSSLSSNTLPIYITDAERKRRFAIKLRQENKKHKENESVRWAELQRKKSQAMHQSLNSRAKAMDPHKSLEETYKEKLKQNWQNDQRRTREYKKELEEMKMRVKNRPYLFEQVTKCSAQQGAERHFRDTLQQFGLNEKFVKNKGEKATGPIRKGHSASQRIHTSQRDTDIIKELSEEGKRRLELK, from the exons ATGACGGTCTCGGACCCTGAGGGGCCTGCGAGCGGGGCTGAAGCTGAGCgcgaggaggagcaggaggag GTTTTTCCAGTTAAAACTCATTCTGATTCAGAATCGGAACAAGGCAATAATGTTGCTGTGCTGAACAGAAGTAAATTGCTGGATTTTTTGCAGTCAGATGAAGACTTAACACCTACCTCAAATTCAGATGAGGAGTTATATCAATCACTTCAGGAtctcaaaaggaaaaacagacagTGTTTGCTAGAACTAGGTCTCATGTACCAGGTACAATTGGAAAACAACCACGAATCAtccaaggaagagaaagaactaGAAGACATTTTCCAAGGCAATGGAAGATTATTATCATCAAAGTTCTATGAAGAGTTAAC ATCTGGTAACACAAAGCGATTCAACTCTTTGACTGACCTCACCATAGATAGCTCAAAAGATGAGCACAATCTTTCACTTCCTTCGTCCTATTCAAAACCAATGAGTGCCTCCGGCACATGGATCTCTTCTATCACTGTTCCTCAGCCCTTCAAGATGACACTTCGAGAAGCTCGCAAAAAGTCTCAGTTGTTAAAGTCACATACATTGCTTGAACTTGAGACAGCCATGTTCAAAAGGCAAAGCGAAGAAGAAGCTGAATGCCAGAAACAGTTCAGGGCCCAACCTGTGCCTGCACACGTCTATCTGCCACTTTATCAGGAAATAATGGAAAAGAATGAAATTCGTAGACAAGTGGAAACACAGAAGAGGAGGGAGCTACTCCTTTCAATGCAAAAACCCTTCACCtttcaagaaaaagaagagaagagaaaggaagccaCCAGACATAAGATTCTGGACATACTGGCTTCATCTAAGAAAGCAGCGCCTAAAGTCAGGAAGAAAATCCCAAAGTCTGCCTTTGAACCAATGCTTGGGGATAAACTTAAAG AAGCTGAACTCTTAAGAAAAATCCGCATTGAGATGAGAGCCAAGGATTTACTGGAAAGTTCCTGGGCTCCTATTGAGCTTGGCAGTAGACAAAGGGAGAATGAATCCCGAATTGCTTCCAGAAATAAGGAACAAAAATTGAGTTTTATACACAGGAACTTCAGTTTTAAACCAAGAATTAACACATCAGTGCCTGACTTTGAAGGACTTCACTGGGCCTTCCAGAGAGAAGCGTTATGCAGGCGAGAAAATAAAGAAGCAACTCATAATAAACCCTTCCATTTGAGAACATCTAATCTTCATTGCAAACATCAGGAGATGATG GATTTTCAGAAGCCTTCTGAGGTACCAGTACGAAGAAGTCGGTCTATGACCTGTCTTTCATCCCTTTCCAGTAACACCCTTCCAATATATATTACAGatgcagagagaaagaggaggtttGCTATTAA ACTCCgccaagaaaataaaaagcacaagGAAAATGAAAGTGTTCGTTGGGCAGAGCTACagagaaaaaaaagtcaagcTATGCATCAATCTCTGAATTCCCGAGCAAAAGCAATGGATCCCCATAAAAGCTTGGAGGAGACTTacaaagaaaagctgaaacaaaACTG GCAGAATGACCAGAGAAGAACAAGAGAGtataaaaaagaattagaagAGATGAAGATGCGTGTGAAAAACAGACCATATCTATTTGAACAGGTCACAAAG TGCAGTGCTCAGCAGGGAGCGGAGAGGCATTTCCGAGACACCTTGCAGCAGTTTGGGCTGAATGAAAAATTTGtaaaaaataaaggggaaaaagccACTGGTCCAATAAGAAAGGGGCACTCTGCATCACAAAG AATTCATACATCCCAGAGGGATACTGATATCATAAAGGAACTGtctgaagaagggaaaagaagactggAATTAAAATAG
- the FAM161B gene encoding protein FAM161B isoform X1 produces MTVSDPEGPASGAEAEREEEQEEVRRVFPVKTHSDSESEQGNNVAVLNRSKLLDFLQSDEDLTPTSNSDEELYQSLQDLKRKNRQCLLELGLMYQVQLENNHESSKEEKELEDIFQGNGRLLSSKFYEELTSGNTKRFNSLTDLTIDSSKDEHNLSLPSSYSKPMSASGTWISSITVPQPFKMTLREARKKSQLLKSHTLLELETAMFKRQSEEEAECQKQFRAQPVPAHVYLPLYQEIMEKNEIRRQVETQKRRELLLSMQKPFTFQEKEEKRKEATRHKILDILASSKKAAPKVRKKIPKSAFEPMLGDKLKEAELLRKIRIEMRAKDLLESSWAPIELGSRQRENESRIASRNKEQKLSFIHRNFSFKPRINTSVPDFEGLHWAFQREALCRRENKEATHNKPFHLRTSNLHCKHQEMMDFQKPSEVPVRRSRSMTCLSSLSSNTLPIYITDAERKRRFAIKLRQENKKHKENESVRWAELQRKKSQAMHQSLNSRAKAMDPHKSLEETYKEKLKQNWQNDQRRTREYKKELEEMKMRVKNRPYLFEQVTKCSAQQGAERHFRDTLQQFGLNEKFVKNKGEKATGPIRKGHSASQRIHTSQRDTDIIKELSEEGKRRLELK; encoded by the exons ATGACGGTCTCGGACCCTGAGGGGCCTGCGAGCGGGGCTGAAGCTGAGCgcgaggaggagcaggaggaggttcGACGG GTTTTTCCAGTTAAAACTCATTCTGATTCAGAATCGGAACAAGGCAATAATGTTGCTGTGCTGAACAGAAGTAAATTGCTGGATTTTTTGCAGTCAGATGAAGACTTAACACCTACCTCAAATTCAGATGAGGAGTTATATCAATCACTTCAGGAtctcaaaaggaaaaacagacagTGTTTGCTAGAACTAGGTCTCATGTACCAGGTACAATTGGAAAACAACCACGAATCAtccaaggaagagaaagaactaGAAGACATTTTCCAAGGCAATGGAAGATTATTATCATCAAAGTTCTATGAAGAGTTAAC ATCTGGTAACACAAAGCGATTCAACTCTTTGACTGACCTCACCATAGATAGCTCAAAAGATGAGCACAATCTTTCACTTCCTTCGTCCTATTCAAAACCAATGAGTGCCTCCGGCACATGGATCTCTTCTATCACTGTTCCTCAGCCCTTCAAGATGACACTTCGAGAAGCTCGCAAAAAGTCTCAGTTGTTAAAGTCACATACATTGCTTGAACTTGAGACAGCCATGTTCAAAAGGCAAAGCGAAGAAGAAGCTGAATGCCAGAAACAGTTCAGGGCCCAACCTGTGCCTGCACACGTCTATCTGCCACTTTATCAGGAAATAATGGAAAAGAATGAAATTCGTAGACAAGTGGAAACACAGAAGAGGAGGGAGCTACTCCTTTCAATGCAAAAACCCTTCACCtttcaagaaaaagaagagaagagaaaggaagccaCCAGACATAAGATTCTGGACATACTGGCTTCATCTAAGAAAGCAGCGCCTAAAGTCAGGAAGAAAATCCCAAAGTCTGCCTTTGAACCAATGCTTGGGGATAAACTTAAAG AAGCTGAACTCTTAAGAAAAATCCGCATTGAGATGAGAGCCAAGGATTTACTGGAAAGTTCCTGGGCTCCTATTGAGCTTGGCAGTAGACAAAGGGAGAATGAATCCCGAATTGCTTCCAGAAATAAGGAACAAAAATTGAGTTTTATACACAGGAACTTCAGTTTTAAACCAAGAATTAACACATCAGTGCCTGACTTTGAAGGACTTCACTGGGCCTTCCAGAGAGAAGCGTTATGCAGGCGAGAAAATAAAGAAGCAACTCATAATAAACCCTTCCATTTGAGAACATCTAATCTTCATTGCAAACATCAGGAGATGATG GATTTTCAGAAGCCTTCTGAGGTACCAGTACGAAGAAGTCGGTCTATGACCTGTCTTTCATCCCTTTCCAGTAACACCCTTCCAATATATATTACAGatgcagagagaaagaggaggtttGCTATTAA ACTCCgccaagaaaataaaaagcacaagGAAAATGAAAGTGTTCGTTGGGCAGAGCTACagagaaaaaaaagtcaagcTATGCATCAATCTCTGAATTCCCGAGCAAAAGCAATGGATCCCCATAAAAGCTTGGAGGAGACTTacaaagaaaagctgaaacaaaACTG GCAGAATGACCAGAGAAGAACAAGAGAGtataaaaaagaattagaagAGATGAAGATGCGTGTGAAAAACAGACCATATCTATTTGAACAGGTCACAAAG TGCAGTGCTCAGCAGGGAGCGGAGAGGCATTTCCGAGACACCTTGCAGCAGTTTGGGCTGAATGAAAAATTTGtaaaaaataaaggggaaaaagccACTGGTCCAATAAGAAAGGGGCACTCTGCATCACAAAG AATTCATACATCCCAGAGGGATACTGATATCATAAAGGAACTGtctgaagaagggaaaagaagactggAATTAAAATAG
- the FAM161B gene encoding protein FAM161B isoform X3 — MTVSDPEGPASGAEAEREEEQEEVRRVFPVKTHSDSESEQGNNVAVLNRSKLLDFLQSDEDLTPTSNSDEELYQSLQDLKRKNRQCLLELGLMYQVQLENNHESSKEEKELEDIFQGNGRLLSSKFYEELTSGNTKRFNSLTDLTIDSSKDEHNLSLPSSYSKPMSASGTWISSITVPQPFKMTLREARKKSQLLKSHTLLELETAMFKRQSEEEAECQKQFRAQPVPAHVYLPLYQEIMEKNEIRRQVETQKRRELLLSMQKPFTFQEKEEKRKEATRHKILDILASSKKAAPKVRKKIPKSAFEPMLGDKLKEAELLRKIRIEMRAKDLLESSWAPIELGSRQRENESRIASRNKEQKLSFIHRNFSFKPRINTSVPDFEGLHWAFQREALCRRENKEATHNKPFHLRTSNLHCKHQEMMDFQKPSEVPVRRSRSMTCLSSLSSNTLPIYITDAERKRRFAIKQNDQRRTREYKKELEEMKMRVKNRPYLFEQVTKCSAQQGAERHFRDTLQQFGLNEKFVKNKGEKATGPIRKGHSASQRIHTSQRDTDIIKELSEEGKRRLELK; from the exons ATGACGGTCTCGGACCCTGAGGGGCCTGCGAGCGGGGCTGAAGCTGAGCgcgaggaggagcaggaggaggttcGACGG GTTTTTCCAGTTAAAACTCATTCTGATTCAGAATCGGAACAAGGCAATAATGTTGCTGTGCTGAACAGAAGTAAATTGCTGGATTTTTTGCAGTCAGATGAAGACTTAACACCTACCTCAAATTCAGATGAGGAGTTATATCAATCACTTCAGGAtctcaaaaggaaaaacagacagTGTTTGCTAGAACTAGGTCTCATGTACCAGGTACAATTGGAAAACAACCACGAATCAtccaaggaagagaaagaactaGAAGACATTTTCCAAGGCAATGGAAGATTATTATCATCAAAGTTCTATGAAGAGTTAAC ATCTGGTAACACAAAGCGATTCAACTCTTTGACTGACCTCACCATAGATAGCTCAAAAGATGAGCACAATCTTTCACTTCCTTCGTCCTATTCAAAACCAATGAGTGCCTCCGGCACATGGATCTCTTCTATCACTGTTCCTCAGCCCTTCAAGATGACACTTCGAGAAGCTCGCAAAAAGTCTCAGTTGTTAAAGTCACATACATTGCTTGAACTTGAGACAGCCATGTTCAAAAGGCAAAGCGAAGAAGAAGCTGAATGCCAGAAACAGTTCAGGGCCCAACCTGTGCCTGCACACGTCTATCTGCCACTTTATCAGGAAATAATGGAAAAGAATGAAATTCGTAGACAAGTGGAAACACAGAAGAGGAGGGAGCTACTCCTTTCAATGCAAAAACCCTTCACCtttcaagaaaaagaagagaagagaaaggaagccaCCAGACATAAGATTCTGGACATACTGGCTTCATCTAAGAAAGCAGCGCCTAAAGTCAGGAAGAAAATCCCAAAGTCTGCCTTTGAACCAATGCTTGGGGATAAACTTAAAG AAGCTGAACTCTTAAGAAAAATCCGCATTGAGATGAGAGCCAAGGATTTACTGGAAAGTTCCTGGGCTCCTATTGAGCTTGGCAGTAGACAAAGGGAGAATGAATCCCGAATTGCTTCCAGAAATAAGGAACAAAAATTGAGTTTTATACACAGGAACTTCAGTTTTAAACCAAGAATTAACACATCAGTGCCTGACTTTGAAGGACTTCACTGGGCCTTCCAGAGAGAAGCGTTATGCAGGCGAGAAAATAAAGAAGCAACTCATAATAAACCCTTCCATTTGAGAACATCTAATCTTCATTGCAAACATCAGGAGATGATG GATTTTCAGAAGCCTTCTGAGGTACCAGTACGAAGAAGTCGGTCTATGACCTGTCTTTCATCCCTTTCCAGTAACACCCTTCCAATATATATTACAGatgcagagagaaagaggaggtttGCTATTAA GCAGAATGACCAGAGAAGAACAAGAGAGtataaaaaagaattagaagAGATGAAGATGCGTGTGAAAAACAGACCATATCTATTTGAACAGGTCACAAAG TGCAGTGCTCAGCAGGGAGCGGAGAGGCATTTCCGAGACACCTTGCAGCAGTTTGGGCTGAATGAAAAATTTGtaaaaaataaaggggaaaaagccACTGGTCCAATAAGAAAGGGGCACTCTGCATCACAAAG AATTCATACATCCCAGAGGGATACTGATATCATAAAGGAACTGtctgaagaagggaaaagaagactggAATTAAAATAG